From Halobacillus sp. Marseille-Q1614, the proteins below share one genomic window:
- a CDS encoding helix-turn-helix domain-containing protein, protein MEMSIGENIKKYRELKGFTKEELSFKSRIGVQVLESYERNERIPELDTILKISTVLDIPASELMESEETQKPDKELLELIQKSGTKRAKLLLRKTLDFTEEDILKAINLLYELKQGKK, encoded by the coding sequence ATGGAAATGTCCATTGGGGAAAACATTAAAAAGTATAGGGAATTAAAAGGTTTCACTAAAGAAGAACTATCTTTTAAATCACGGATAGGTGTGCAAGTTCTTGAAAGTTATGAACGTAATGAACGAATACCTGAGTTAGATACTATTTTAAAAATTTCTACCGTATTAGACATCCCAGCTTCTGAACTGATGGAGTCAGAGGAGACCCAGAAACCGGACAAAGAACTTCTGGAACTGATTCAGAAGTCCGGAACGAAACGAGCAAAGCTGCTGCTTAGAAAAACACTAGATTTCACAGAAGAAGATATTTTAAAAGCAATTAATCTACTTTATGAATTAAAACAGGGAAAAAAATAA
- the yugI gene encoding S1 domain-containing post-transcriptional regulator GSP13 yields MSDKFQEGQVLEGKVTGIQPYGAFVALDEKVQGLVHISEVTHGYVKDINEHLTEGDEVQVKILNIDEQSNKYSLSIRATQEAPKQEQRRPRKQAPKQQQEEASAGFNTLKDKLEDWIKQSDDREKFRK; encoded by the coding sequence ATGTCAGATAAGTTTCAAGAAGGTCAAGTTTTAGAAGGAAAAGTAACTGGGATTCAGCCATATGGTGCTTTCGTTGCACTGGATGAAAAAGTACAAGGTCTTGTTCACATTTCTGAAGTAACACACGGATATGTAAAGGATATTAACGAACACCTTACAGAAGGTGACGAAGTTCAAGTTAAAATTCTAAACATCGATGAGCAAAGCAATAAATACTCTCTTTCCATTCGTGCGACTCAAGAAGCACCTAAGCAGGAGCAGCGTCGTCCGCGTAAACAGGCGCCAAAGCAGCAGCAGGAGGAAGCTTCTGCAGGGTTCAACACCCTTAAAGACAAGCTGGAAGACTGGATTAAACAATCCGATGATCGTGAAAAATTCCGCAAATAA
- a CDS encoding DUF378 domain-containing protein, translating into MSWIQRVALLLVIIGAINWGLIGLFQYDLVAGLFGGGEQSGAFARVIYTLVGISGLITISIYFSRAAETTDATREAPQNQ; encoded by the coding sequence ATGAGTTGGATTCAAAGAGTAGCACTTTTGCTAGTTATTATCGGAGCGATAAACTGGGGACTTATTGGATTGTTTCAATACGACCTTGTAGCCGGCTTATTTGGCGGCGGTGAACAAAGTGGAGCTTTTGCTCGTGTGATTTATACGCTCGTTGGAATTAGTGGACTTATCACCATATCCATTTATTTTTCACGTGCAGCTGAAACTACAGATGCTACACGGGAAGCTCCACAAAACCAATAG